In one Chitinophaga sancti genomic region, the following are encoded:
- a CDS encoding phosphatase PAP2 family protein, translating into MRFYGLQLLMLLVAGRSAIGQTMAPALQDSVHVEMATGGVEARKAGFEQYFKDNPGPVRISPPEHPYLYAYNVNPGPLLASAIMIGYGAATFHIRPLHDLDLATKQEIRGEHSQFKTTIDNYLQYSPILGVYALNALGIHGEHNFKDRTIILGMASLIVCGTVTEVKNLTHRERPDGSAANSFPSGHTATAFMSAEFMRMEYKNVSPWYGVGAYMAATATGVLRMYNNRHWLSDVVAGAGVGILSSQAAFWLYPKIRKRFTGGNTIIMPTYDVGTKSAGISLVCIR; encoded by the coding sequence ATGAGATTTTACGGCCTACAACTGTTAATGCTACTGGTAGCAGGGCGGAGTGCGATTGGACAGACCATGGCTCCTGCCTTACAGGATTCTGTACATGTGGAGATGGCAACCGGAGGGGTGGAAGCCCGGAAAGCCGGTTTTGAGCAGTACTTTAAGGACAATCCCGGTCCGGTGCGGATTTCACCCCCTGAACATCCCTATTTATATGCTTACAACGTAAATCCCGGCCCCCTGCTGGCTTCCGCAATCATGATCGGCTATGGCGCCGCTACCTTTCATATACGACCTTTACATGACCTGGATCTGGCTACCAAACAGGAGATCCGGGGAGAACATTCCCAGTTTAAAACCACCATCGACAATTACCTGCAGTATTCACCCATCCTGGGGGTATACGCGCTGAATGCCCTGGGGATTCACGGAGAACACAATTTCAAAGACCGGACTATTATCCTGGGGATGGCATCATTGATCGTATGCGGTACAGTAACCGAGGTAAAAAACCTGACACACCGGGAGCGCCCTGATGGTAGTGCAGCAAACTCCTTTCCTTCCGGCCATACGGCCACCGCTTTTATGAGCGCAGAGTTTATGAGGATGGAATATAAGAATGTAAGCCCCTGGTATGGGGTAGGTGCTTATATGGCTGCTACGGCAACGGGGGTATTAAGAATGTATAATAACCGCCACTGGCTGAGTGATGTGGTGGCTGGTGCCGGCGTGGGGATATTGAGTTCCCAGGCGGCGTTCTGGTTGTACCCGAAGATCCGGAAGAGATTCACGGGCGGGAATACGATAATAATGCCTACCTATGATGTGGGTACGAAATCAGCTGGGATTAGCCTGGTTTGTATCCGGTAA